GACCCAGAATAGAATTATACTGATTGTGTGAAATGACTCATTAGTGAACTGTCTTTGATATTGTCTTTGTACATGTCctctttttcaagaaaaaaaagtcTTTAATATTGGTATATCCGTATATAGCAGTATCGGGAACATATATGTAGACGACATGTATGCCATTACTGGTTACTAATCAAATGTTTATTGCTTGACAGCCCGAAGATGCGATACTTGAAATGGTGTATTGTCTTTCATATTGGTACAGTAGTACCGTTCCGCACATAATATTGAAGACATGTATACCATTAATGGTTACTTATCAAGTGGCATTTGTTGGAAAGGTCACCTATGTAAAGTTGAATTTTTCTTGCGCAACAACGCGGAGATGCTGCTTGTACGAAAACAAGTTTCAAGAGGACTTCTTACGAGCTTTTAGTAGTTCCTGAATCCTACGTTGCGTTCATGTAACCGTTTGTCATGGGACCAACGTCGACCAATATTCTTTTGTCGAGGACTTCAGCTTCAGGAGACAACAATTTAGCACCACTAGACATCAAAACTCCAGATTCATTTGACGACAACTATTACAAATGGGTTTTGTTTATGGTATGAGCAGTCATTTACTTTTGATAGGTATATGATTGCAGAAGATGATTTAGAATCTGCATCAATCACGTTATTAGGAAGTGTACAATAGAGTGGTAGCGCCAGCCTAAACTCATTGTGGTGCTAATGCCTCTAGTAAACTTTTATTGTGCTTGTTGCACCAATCATAATCAACATTGGTGAACATCAATCCTAGGTACTGAACTTTAATCTGGACAAAATGTTAGATTAGATACACGAAATTACAAATAATCCTTGGaaaattaagaaaacaaataGAGAAATTTCAGTTCATGACATCTTGATTTCAGGTGGAAatacttagagcatctccaatgagaAGTTCGTTTCCGTGTTATGTGCAAGTCCTTTTACACGGATGTGAGATCAAAATCTCCTTAAATTAGGGAGGTAAAATAAAAACATCTCTAACCATAAATTTATGTATATTGGTTAGGTACCTTTTAAACCCTTGATTTTAAAGTTAAATATACCATAGATATTGCTGACTAGGCTTTTCACATCCTCATAAAGAACCTCTAAAATTAGAGGATGAGTTAGAGGATGTCTTTGTAACTAACTTATACATCAGCTTTACCTTAAACCTCCAGGTTCCCGTTGGAGAAGAATTTATGTTAAAAATTAGATAAATCTTAATgtcccattggagatgctcttattaaTGCATCGACAAGTCAGACGATACAGTTACAGCCACTCTGCCTATCTATAATGTCATTCATATGAAAGCTCAAATCATATACCTCTCCATCCTTCTGATATTTATGCAGTTTAAGAACCTATTTGGCAATCAAATCCCGGAGCTCCAGTAGATACTAGTCAAAACCAAAGAAATTctgattgacaaaaaaaaaaagatatataaaaGCCATTACAAATTTTTAACTTTTTGCCTCCATTGACGTTCCAAATAGTAGAAATGATTTTTACATAGACGGATCATCTTGCAATATACACTGACATATTTGTCATACTTGTAACCAAGCTAGATCCATCATTGGTACTAAATGGTACACTATACAGATCCACATTCACTGGCTCAGATGGTAAGTTTGTTGTTCCAACGTTGTGGTTTAGCTGATGATTCCATCCAGAAGGCTCTACCCTTATCAAACATTGAAGATCCGCTGCTATTTGTTGCATGCTAGGCCTATCTTCACTCTTTAATTTAAGACATTTCCGCGCTAACTCTGCCACAGCAAGGATTTGCTCCAGGTTCCCATCTTTTGCAAGTCGAGCATCGATAAGTTCGAGAACATTGACATCTTCTACTAGTGAAGTGAAGCATGTTGCaagatttctttgtttttctgGTCTTTCAAAACAAATTGGTTTTTCACCTGTTAAGAGTTCTATAAGAACTACACCGAAACTATAAACATCACTTTTATCTGTTAATTGACTTGTGTTGTAGTAATCCGGATCCAAATACCCTAAGGTCCCTTGGACTAGTGTATTTACATGAGTGTGATCTAGCGGAACCACCCTTGACGCTCCAAAGTCGGAAACTTTTGCTGTGTGATTTTCTTCCAGTAATATATTGGAAGACTTTACATCCCTATGAATGATAGGTGGAGAAGCAGCAGAGTGCAGATATGCAATTGCACTTGCAGTTTCAAAGGCGATCCTCAAACGAATTTCCCAAGTCAATGGGGACATCTCAGCAGCACCCTTGTAATGTATATGTTGGTAAAGTGTACCACAAGATACATACTCGTAAACAAGTAAGGGAACTTCAGTTTCTAAACAACAACCCAAGAGCTTCACCACATTCCGGTGATTAATTTGAGTTAAAATAATTACCTCATTTACGAATTGCTCAATTTGGTTTTGCTCAACTGTATTAGACTTTTTAATGGCGACTATACGATCATCTGACAGAGTTCCCTTGTAAACTGTACCATGGCCTCCTCGTCCAAGGACTTGACTCTCATCGTATTTGTTGGTTGCTATTGCTAATTCTTCAGACGTGAAAAGTTTTGTCGAATCTACGCCACTGTCGAGGGAAGATAATTGTTCTCTTAACAATAACCCCCATTTTTCTCAAAGAATTTCTCTTTAAGTTTTCTTAGCATTCGCTTCCTCATGCTTAAGAATAATAAAAACCCGAGAAGGGATACAAAAAGAAACCCCGATACAAAACCTAAATCCACATAAACAATTTACACATTATATTTGCACTTAAAAAAGAAACAATAAATTTATGAATATTAGTAGTATCAGCAAGGAAATTACCTAGCGCCACCATTAATACAGgaatttgtttttattcttttttctcttctttctgaaAAGTGCAGCCACTACCGTCTTTCCTCCCATCCCCGGAGCCGCCCAATGGACAAGAGCAGTTGTAACCTCCAACAGTATTTGTACAAATTCCTTCGCAAGGATTGTTGTTTTGATCCTCACACTTAATCACTTTAATCACTTCTGTTAATTATGAAGATGTGTTGCAGCATCAGTATAATCGACATTCATAGAGGGCGCttataaataataaatataaattcgTAAATATCTATACATGCCTTTGGTGCTTATCAATAATataaggcttctcttaaatatagcccatgTTTTTATTAACTATAGCCACATAAAATAGGTCATTAATTCAACCAAACGTGTTCTAATGATTATTTACATAATCCATAAAATTATACATGATTTTTATATATAGCCCGTCAAATccctaaataaaaaaaataaaattaagttaATTATGTAATATGTGGGCATATATAATTGATGATTTTAGAATACCCAGTTTTATgtaatcatgattgagaaaaaaaaaatttatcttagaaatcttcttaaagaataacAATGGTTATGGAgttttagaaaattgattttaGGAAAAGAATCAATACCTTAGTTGATTTCATTTCTTTCTTCGATTGATATTATTGTGGAGAAGTTTTAAAGGAATAGTGAGAATATATATCCTCAATTGATAATCATGATTTGGAAAAATAACATCGTTTTATAGAAAAGGTGAAAAGTTGGtgattttttttgaaggaaaagtAAAGAATAAAGGTTTATAATATGGATGATTTGTAAGAATAATGAGAGAATGATTATAATATGgtgatttttataattgaaatataatttagatttgatcaaaacaaaaaaattacggTTCATATTTTAATTTTGGGAAGAAGTATGATTATAAGTTAAACAATTAAGACTCGTTTGATAATTTTAGCTTTtcgttttaacttaaatttttccGACTATGATTAATAAATGCATGGGCTACACTTCAGAGAAGCCTAAAACAAATATACATTagttcatatatatatacataccttTGCATCCATCAATAAGGTAAGGATTTCCCTCGTAACCATCGCTGCAAAGGCAACGGTATCCACCATTTTTGATTTCGTCATTACATCTACTATTATCCCCGCACCCATAAGCTGTTAAATTAGCTTTTGCTTCTCCACAAGTCTTATATCCTATGCCCCAATCGAGCACAATCTGTATGACCTTATCGTCATATTTTTTAGATATTTGTGTAGCATCCAGAGTAAGATCCTCGGAATCAAATGTATACTGCCCTATCTCAGCCAGTATGGCAAACCTGTTAAAATTGTTTGTGCTCTTGGTACCAGTTCCCATCACAGCCACACCAATTGACTCCAGATCCCTTGGAACGTCTGTCTGGCAGCACCCACTACCACTGCAAGATCCATCTCTGCTGATACTCTCACAGCTTGATTGACACTCCTTTCTTGCGACACCCTTTGGCCCTATGACATCAGCGATGAAAAGAGCAACTAAGCCACAGCCAACCCCATATAACTTGTTTCCTGTATATGATACCATAAATGGGGTATCTGATAAGTCGAGACAATTCAGCCCACTTTTATTAAATGAATTCTTCAATTCAAGATGATCAGGCTCGATAGGACTCTTGAAGGGGCGACCATTGAACTCAGTGAAGGAGTTTCTGATGCGAACTTCTGTCTCTGATATACTTAAAATTTCAAGATaattagttgcattaataaaagGTTTGGGAGGATCATAAGAATGATCACATATGATATTATACGTGATATGAGCATCACCATTCCCTTCTGTGCCAATCATAGAGCACTCTTTACCTATACCAAATGGGTATGGAATGGCAACGTTCCCACAATTCAATTGGCAACGTTTTCCTTGCACGAATTCAGCTGATGATGACAATGATGATATAGATACCACCACATAAAAGATCACAATATGAAGGAATAACGGTAATTTTGGGGGAAACATTTTCATTTCCTTCATACTATTTCGAAATTGTTCCTACCGTATATATATAGTTTTCGATATATCGAAGACATTTTTAGCAATGACTCAAAATAGAATTACTAATTAAAATGGTGTACTGTCTTTGAAATTTTCTTTGGACATATCATCTTTTATCTGAATTGGATGATTAAGCAAACAGAAGAGATCTCTGATAGTTGGTGTATAATAGTGTCAGGGAACATATGTAGAAGACATGTAAACCATTACTAGCCGGATATTAATTAAGTAACTTGAATGTTTCTTTTCTAGATAGCGCGTGCAGCACATATAACATTCAAAACATGGATACCGTTGATGGTTACCGATCAAGGGGCAATTTTTTGGATGaaaaggtttttaattttttctgGATAAATGGAAGACATTTTTAGCAATGACTCAAAATAGAATTATACTACGGAAAAtgtgtcatttgtccaaatatttttaaaacatggttctaatggacgagtaaa
This DNA window, taken from Papaver somniferum cultivar HN1 chromosome 3, ASM357369v1, whole genome shotgun sequence, encodes the following:
- the LOC113360215 gene encoding wall-associated receptor kinase 5-like, whose amino-acid sequence is MFPPKLPLFLHIVIFYVVVSISSLSSSAEFVQGKRCQLNCGNVAIPYPFGIGKECSMIGTEGNGDAHITYNIICDHSYDPPKPFINATNYLEILSISETEVRIRNSFTEFNGRPFKSPIEPDHLELKNSFNKSGLNCLDLSDTPFMVSYTGNKLYGVGCGLVALFIADVIGPKGVARKECQSSCESISRDGSCSGSGCCQTDVPRDLESIGVAVMGTGTKSTNNFNRFAILAEIGQYTFDSEDLTLDATQISKKYDDKVIQIVLDWGIGYKTCGEAKANLTAYGCGDNSRCNDEIKNGGYRCLCSDGYEGNPYLIDGCKGFVSGFLFVSLLGGVDSTKLFTSEELAIATNKYDESQVLGRGGHGTVYKGTLSDDRIVAIKKSNTVEQNQIEQFVNEVIILTQINHRNVVKLLGCCLETEVPLLVYEYVSCGTLYQHIHYKGAAEMSPLTWEIRLRIAFETASAIAYLHSAASPPIIHRDVKSSNILLEENHTAKVSDFGASRVVPLDHTHVNTLVQGTLGYLDPDYYNTSQLTDKSDVYSFGVVLIELLTGEKPICFERPEKQRNLATCFTSLVEDVNVLELIDARLAKDGNLEQILAVAELARKCLKLKSEDRPSMQQIAADLQCLIRVEPSGWNHQLNHNVGTTNLPSEPVNVDLYSVPFSTNDGSSLVTSMTNMSVYIAR